In Myxococcus stipitatus, the following are encoded in one genomic region:
- the grxC gene encoding glutaredoxin 3 — protein sequence MKPVKIYTTTYCGFCVRAKDLLKRKGVDFQEQDVTGDDDARAQLVERSGGQRTVPQIFIGDTHVGGYSDLAQLDKDGKLDAMLQA from the coding sequence GTGAAGCCCGTGAAGATCTACACCACGACGTACTGCGGCTTTTGTGTCCGCGCGAAGGACCTGCTCAAGCGAAAGGGCGTGGACTTCCAGGAGCAGGACGTCACCGGCGACGACGACGCACGAGCCCAGCTCGTGGAGAGGAGCGGCGGCCAGCGCACCGTGCCCCAAATCTTCATCGGCGACACGCACGTGGGCGGCTACTCGGACCTGGCCCAGCTCGACAAGGACGGCAAGCTGGACGCCATGCTCCAGGCCTGA
- the groL gene encoding chaperonin GroEL (60 kDa chaperone family; promotes refolding of misfolded polypeptides especially under stressful conditions; forms two stacked rings of heptamers to form a barrel-shaped 14mer; ends can be capped by GroES; misfolded proteins enter the barrel where they are refolded when GroES binds) translates to MAKDLLFDVRAREAILRGVNILADAVKVTLGPKGRNVVIEKSFGSPTITKDGVTVAKEIELENKFENMGAQMVKEVASKTSDVAGDGTTTATVLAQAIFREGAKLVAAGHNPMDIKRGIDKAVAVIVAELKKLAKPTKDKKEIAQVGTISANGDATIGQIIADAMEKVGKEGVITVEEAKGLETTLDVVEGMQFDRGYLSPYFVTDPERMEAVLNDALILIHEKKISSMKDLLPILEQVARAGKPLLIIAEEVEGEALATLVVNKIRGVLNVCAVKAPGFGDRRKAILEDIATLTGGRMIAEDLGIKLDTLTLQDLGRAKRVTVDKDNTTVVDGAGSEQEISARVKQIRAQVEETTSDYDREKLQERLAKLVGGVAVINVGAATETEMKEKKARVEDALNATRAAVEEGVVPGGGVAYIRCLKALEGQTFVDGEKFGVDIIRRAVEEPLRQIVGNGGLEGSVVVNKVKEGTGAYGFNAATGTYEDLLAAGVIDPAKVSRTALQNSASVASLMLTTEAMVAERPKEEKDMPAGAGGMGGMGGMGGMGM, encoded by the coding sequence ATGGCGAAGGACCTTCTTTTCGACGTGCGCGCCCGCGAGGCCATCCTCCGTGGCGTCAACATCCTGGCCGACGCGGTCAAGGTGACCCTGGGGCCCAAGGGCCGCAACGTCGTCATCGAGAAGAGCTTCGGCTCCCCCACCATCACCAAGGACGGTGTGACGGTGGCCAAGGAGATCGAGCTCGAGAACAAGTTCGAGAACATGGGCGCGCAGATGGTCAAGGAGGTCGCCTCCAAGACCTCCGACGTCGCCGGTGACGGGACGACCACGGCGACCGTGCTGGCGCAGGCCATCTTCCGCGAGGGCGCGAAGCTGGTGGCGGCCGGTCACAACCCCATGGACATCAAGCGCGGCATCGACAAGGCCGTCGCGGTCATCGTGGCGGAGCTGAAGAAGCTGGCCAAGCCGACGAAGGACAAGAAGGAGATTGCCCAGGTCGGCACCATCTCCGCCAACGGCGATGCCACCATCGGCCAGATCATCGCGGACGCGATGGAGAAGGTCGGCAAGGAGGGCGTCATCACGGTGGAGGAGGCCAAGGGCCTGGAGACCACCCTGGACGTCGTGGAGGGCATGCAGTTCGACCGCGGCTACCTCTCCCCGTACTTCGTGACGGACCCGGAGCGGATGGAGGCGGTGCTGAACGACGCGCTCATCCTCATCCACGAGAAGAAGATCTCCTCGATGAAGGACCTGCTCCCCATCCTGGAGCAGGTGGCGCGCGCGGGTAAGCCGCTGCTCATCATCGCCGAGGAAGTCGAGGGCGAGGCCCTGGCCACGCTGGTCGTCAACAAGATCCGCGGCGTGCTGAACGTGTGCGCGGTGAAGGCGCCGGGCTTCGGCGACCGCCGCAAGGCCATCCTCGAGGACATCGCCACCCTGACGGGCGGCCGGATGATCGCCGAGGACCTGGGCATCAAGCTGGACACGCTGACGCTCCAGGACCTGGGCCGCGCCAAGCGCGTCACGGTGGACAAGGACAACACCACCGTCGTCGACGGCGCGGGCAGCGAGCAGGAGATCTCCGCGCGCGTGAAGCAGATCCGCGCCCAGGTCGAGGAGACCACCAGCGACTACGACCGCGAGAAGCTCCAGGAGCGTCTGGCGAAGCTCGTGGGCGGCGTGGCGGTCATCAACGTCGGCGCGGCCACCGAGACGGAGATGAAGGAGAAGAAGGCCCGCGTGGAGGACGCGCTCAACGCGACCCGCGCGGCCGTCGAGGAGGGCGTGGTTCCTGGCGGCGGCGTGGCCTACATCCGGTGCCTCAAGGCGCTGGAAGGCCAGACGTTCGTCGACGGCGAGAAGTTCGGCGTGGACATCATCCGCCGCGCGGTCGAGGAGCCCCTGCGTCAGATTGTCGGCAACGGCGGCCTCGAGGGCAGCGTTGTCGTCAACAAGGTCAAGGAGGGCACGGGCGCCTACGGCTTCAACGCCGCCACCGGGACCTACGAGGACCTGCTGGCCGCCGGCGTCATCGACCCGGCCAAGGTGAGCCGCACCGCGCTGCAGAACTCCGCGTCCGTGGCCTCCCTGATGCTGACCACCGAGGCGATGGTGGCCGAGCGTCCGAAGGAGGAGAAGGACATGCCCGCCGGCGCCGGTGGCATGGGCGGCATGGGCGGTATGGGCGGCATGGGCATGTAG
- the groES gene encoding co-chaperone GroES translates to MKIRPLQDRLIVKRVAEENKTKGGLFIPDTAKEKPLEGKVIAVGNGKVLENGSVRAMDIKAGDTILFSKYAGTEIKLDGEEHLILREEDVLGVIEK, encoded by the coding sequence ATGAAGATTCGTCCCCTGCAGGATCGGCTCATCGTCAAGCGGGTCGCCGAGGAGAACAAGACCAAGGGCGGCCTCTTCATCCCGGACACGGCGAAGGAGAAGCCCCTCGAGGGCAAGGTCATCGCCGTCGGCAACGGCAAGGTGCTGGAGAACGGCTCCGTGCGTGCCATGGACATCAAGGCCGGCGACACCATTCTCTTCAGCAAGTACGCCGGGACCGAGATCAAGCTCGACGGCGAAGAGCACCTCATCCTGCGTGAAGAGGATGTGCTCGGCGTCATCGAGAAGTAA
- a CDS encoding NUDIX hydrolase, with protein sequence MPREASAGGIVIRESDGTWEVVVIRPHGRPLWALPKGHVDPGETPEQTASREVREETGLTAALIAPLGEIRYVYQFRGQRIFKRVHFFLFRYQDGVLGPLPGPRVEVDEVRWVPVGQLVPLLGYKGEKAVAARAVRWMRAQGLLPEAPSPAVGPEGKGT encoded by the coding sequence ATGCCACGCGAGGCGTCCGCAGGCGGGATTGTCATCCGGGAGAGTGACGGCACCTGGGAGGTGGTCGTCATTCGTCCCCATGGCCGTCCTCTGTGGGCACTTCCCAAGGGCCATGTGGACCCAGGCGAGACGCCGGAGCAGACCGCGAGCCGCGAGGTGCGCGAGGAGACGGGGCTCACCGCCGCGTTGATCGCCCCGCTGGGCGAAATCCGCTACGTCTACCAGTTCAGGGGGCAGCGCATCTTCAAGCGCGTCCACTTCTTCCTCTTCCGCTACCAGGACGGAGTGCTGGGGCCGCTGCCGGGGCCACGCGTGGAAGTGGATGAGGTGCGCTGGGTGCCGGTGGGACAGCTGGTGCCCCTGCTCGGCTACAAGGGAGAGAAGGCCGTGGCAGCGCGCGCCGTGAGGTGGATGCGCGCGCAGGGCCTGCTTCCGGAGGCCCCTTCCCCGGCCGTGGGGCCCGAGGGGAAGGGAACCTAG
- the rpoZ gene encoding DNA-directed RNA polymerase subunit omega, producing MARVTVEDCLPLVDNRFALVLLGAKRARQLMAGARPIIEQSKNKPPVLSLREVATGRVKFDRDVREALSGKYAGEEPRK from the coding sequence ATGGCTCGCGTCACAGTCGAAGACTGCCTCCCCCTCGTCGACAACCGGTTCGCGCTGGTGCTGCTCGGTGCGAAGCGCGCGCGTCAGCTGATGGCCGGCGCCCGCCCCATCATCGAGCAGTCCAAGAACAAGCCCCCCGTCCTCTCGCTGCGCGAGGTGGCGACCGGCCGCGTGAAGTTTGATCGCGACGTGCGCGAGGCGCTCTCCGGCAAGTACGCCGGCGAGGAGCCCCGCAAGTAG
- a CDS encoding DoxX family protein, protein MKHVLLYVLGLFMVAGGINHFVNPRVYVRMMPPYLPWHGPLVFWSGVAEVLLGVGLMVPATRMVSAWGLIALFIAIFPANLQMALQPERFRKLPRPLLWARLPLQGVLVLWAWWYTQGAGT, encoded by the coding sequence ATGAAGCACGTCCTCCTGTACGTCCTGGGCCTCTTCATGGTGGCCGGCGGCATCAACCACTTCGTGAATCCGCGCGTCTACGTGCGGATGATGCCGCCGTACCTGCCATGGCACGGCCCCCTGGTCTTCTGGAGCGGCGTGGCGGAGGTCCTGCTGGGCGTGGGGCTGATGGTGCCGGCGACTCGGATGGTGTCGGCCTGGGGGTTGATCGCCCTGTTCATCGCCATCTTCCCCGCCAACCTCCAGATGGCGCTCCAGCCCGAGCGCTTCCGGAAGCTTCCCCGGCCCCTGCTCTGGGCGCGGCTGCCCCTGCAGGGCGTCCTCGTCCTCTGGGCCTGGTGGTACACCCAGGGGGCAGGCACCTGA
- the pgm gene encoding phosphoglucomutase (alpha-D-glucose-1,6-bisphosphate-dependent), with the protein MAHPLAGKLPPESLLIDPEKLRARYYSERPDVAVPEQRVAFGTSGHRGSSERTSFNEAHIIAVTQAVCEYRQQQGIDGPLYLGMDTHALSAPAQRTALEVLAANGVQVRFTDGATPTPVISHAILTFNRGRTSGLADGIVITPSHNPPEDGGIKYNPPNGGPADTNVTAGIERRANALLGDGNSGVKRTPYEKARTAPTVELHDFITPYVEDLASVVDMEALRGAKLKIGADPLGGSNVAYWEPIASRYGLNLRVVNPTVDPTFRFMPVDHDGKIRMDCSSPYAMANLVKLKDQYDLAFGNDADSDRHGIVTRSMGLMNPNHYLAVAIHYLFQNQNRPGWKPGTAVGKTLVSSGLIDRVAKSLGRRIVEVPVGFKWFVDGLLDGSLGFGGEESAGASFLRRDGSVWTTDKDGMLLDLLAVEILARTGKDPGEHYRELAAKLGTPYYTRIDQAATPAQKSILKKLSPDSVKATSLAGEPILQRLTRAPGNGADIGGLKVVAENGWFAARPSGTEDVYKIYAESFRDDAHLQAILQEARAIVDVAFQGA; encoded by the coding sequence ATGGCCCATCCCCTTGCTGGAAAGCTCCCGCCGGAAAGCCTCCTCATCGACCCCGAGAAGCTGCGCGCGCGCTACTACTCGGAGCGCCCCGACGTGGCCGTGCCCGAGCAACGCGTCGCCTTCGGTACGTCCGGGCACCGCGGCTCCTCGGAGCGCACGAGCTTCAACGAGGCGCACATCATCGCGGTGACGCAGGCCGTCTGTGAGTACCGCCAGCAGCAGGGCATCGACGGACCGCTGTACCTGGGCATGGACACCCACGCCTTGTCCGCGCCCGCGCAGCGCACCGCGCTGGAGGTGCTGGCCGCCAACGGTGTCCAGGTGCGCTTCACCGACGGCGCCACGCCCACGCCCGTCATCTCCCACGCCATCCTGACGTTCAATCGCGGCCGGACCTCGGGGCTCGCGGACGGCATCGTCATCACCCCGTCCCACAACCCTCCCGAGGACGGCGGCATCAAGTACAACCCGCCCAACGGAGGCCCCGCGGATACGAATGTCACCGCGGGCATCGAGCGCCGCGCCAACGCGCTGCTTGGCGATGGCAACTCCGGCGTGAAGCGCACGCCCTATGAGAAGGCGCGCACGGCCCCCACGGTGGAGCTGCACGACTTCATCACGCCGTATGTCGAGGACCTGGCCTCCGTGGTGGACATGGAGGCGCTGCGCGGCGCGAAGTTGAAGATTGGCGCGGACCCGCTCGGCGGCTCCAACGTCGCGTACTGGGAGCCCATCGCCTCGCGCTACGGATTGAACCTGCGCGTGGTGAACCCCACGGTGGACCCGACGTTCCGCTTCATGCCGGTGGACCACGACGGGAAGATTCGCATGGACTGCTCTTCGCCCTATGCGATGGCGAACCTCGTCAAGCTCAAGGACCAGTACGACCTCGCCTTCGGCAACGACGCGGACTCGGACCGGCACGGCATCGTCACGCGCTCGATGGGGTTGATGAACCCCAATCACTACCTCGCGGTGGCCATCCACTACCTCTTCCAGAATCAGAACCGGCCAGGCTGGAAGCCGGGCACCGCGGTGGGCAAGACGCTGGTGAGCAGCGGCCTCATCGACCGCGTGGCGAAGAGCCTGGGCCGTCGCATCGTCGAAGTCCCCGTGGGCTTCAAGTGGTTCGTGGACGGGCTGCTGGACGGCTCGCTGGGCTTCGGCGGCGAGGAGAGCGCGGGCGCGTCCTTCCTCCGCCGCGACGGGAGCGTCTGGACCACCGACAAGGACGGGATGCTGTTGGACCTGCTCGCGGTCGAAATCCTGGCGCGCACGGGCAAGGACCCGGGCGAGCACTACCGGGAGCTCGCGGCGAAGCTGGGCACGCCGTACTACACACGCATCGACCAGGCGGCCACGCCCGCGCAGAAGTCCATCCTGAAGAAGCTCTCGCCCGACTCGGTGAAGGCCACGAGCCTCGCGGGTGAGCCCATCCTCCAGCGCCTCACGCGTGCGCCCGGCAACGGCGCCGACATCGGAGGCCTCAAGGTCGTCGCGGAGAACGGCTGGTTCGCCGCGCGGCCCTCGGGCACCGAGGACGTCTACAAAATCTACGCGGAGAGCTTCCGCGACGACGCCCACCTGCAGGCCATCCTCCAGGAGGCCCGGGCCATCGTCGACGTGGCCTTCCAGGGCGCATGA
- a CDS encoding AmpG family muropeptide MFS transporter: MSEQDKSGAKGARPGTWASLARAMASWRTASVTLLSFSSGLPLGLVWIAIPDWLRSIGVDIRVVGLITLAQAPWSFKFLWSPLMDRYVPPFWGRRRGWMAVAQVALFATTLALAGVGDHPETAWVVGALAMAVAFASATQDIAIDAYAVEVLRKDEQGVAVGARVALYRAAMFIAGSASITLAGKVSWKWVVIGLAALYLPMLFITRFAPEPEEHFTPPKSLKDAVWYPFVGFLARHRALEILAFVFLYKLADNLGGTLLRPFLVDMGYSDIHRGVALGTIGLFGTIAGTLIGGAWTTVLGLGRALWVFGVIQIVSNIGYVLVARAGEPNVMLMYCAIGFEQVTQGLGTGAFSVLLMRLTQKRFSATQFALLSSLFSIPRVVAGPIAGFLVYAIGWEPFFWFTMVGGIPGLLLLARFVPLGVRDPNFDVQSRPAARAVSRSMLMGGAVFSAVVGMGVGAALTALLTAVQNLRKTPQAGFDFATPFAALLQPAGVTDWVTLASIVVFGLTVGLLTAAVLAARSGAFYLPDEEAPPTPSGATGS; this comes from the coding sequence ATGAGCGAGCAGGACAAGAGCGGGGCGAAAGGGGCACGGCCGGGGACGTGGGCCAGTCTGGCGCGGGCCATGGCGTCCTGGCGGACGGCCTCTGTCACGCTGCTCTCGTTCTCGTCGGGACTGCCGCTGGGCCTGGTGTGGATTGCCATCCCCGACTGGCTTCGCAGCATCGGCGTGGACATCCGCGTCGTGGGCCTCATCACGCTGGCGCAAGCCCCGTGGTCCTTCAAGTTCCTCTGGTCCCCGCTCATGGACCGCTACGTGCCGCCCTTCTGGGGACGGCGGCGGGGATGGATGGCGGTGGCGCAGGTGGCGCTCTTCGCCACGACCCTGGCCTTGGCGGGCGTGGGAGACCATCCCGAGACCGCGTGGGTGGTGGGTGCGCTGGCCATGGCGGTGGCCTTCGCCTCCGCGACGCAGGACATCGCCATCGACGCCTACGCGGTGGAGGTGTTGCGCAAGGACGAGCAGGGCGTGGCGGTGGGAGCACGCGTCGCGCTGTACCGCGCGGCCATGTTCATCGCGGGTTCGGCCTCCATCACCCTCGCGGGCAAGGTCTCCTGGAAGTGGGTCGTCATCGGGCTGGCGGCGCTGTACCTCCCCATGCTCTTCATCACCCGCTTCGCGCCGGAACCCGAGGAGCACTTCACCCCGCCCAAGTCCCTCAAGGACGCCGTCTGGTATCCCTTCGTGGGCTTCCTCGCGAGGCACCGCGCGCTCGAAATCCTCGCGTTCGTCTTCCTCTACAAGCTGGCCGACAACCTCGGCGGCACGCTGCTGCGGCCCTTCCTGGTGGACATGGGCTACAGCGACATTCACCGGGGAGTGGCGCTGGGCACCATCGGCCTGTTCGGCACCATCGCGGGCACCCTCATCGGCGGAGCGTGGACGACGGTGCTGGGCCTGGGCCGCGCGCTGTGGGTGTTCGGGGTCATCCAGATTGTGTCCAACATCGGCTACGTCCTGGTGGCGCGCGCCGGTGAGCCCAACGTGATGCTCATGTACTGCGCCATCGGCTTCGAGCAGGTGACGCAGGGCCTGGGCACCGGCGCCTTCTCGGTGCTGCTGATGCGGCTGACACAGAAGCGCTTCTCCGCCACGCAGTTCGCGCTGCTCTCCAGCCTCTTCTCCATCCCGCGCGTCGTGGCCGGGCCCATCGCCGGCTTCCTCGTGTATGCCATTGGGTGGGAGCCCTTCTTCTGGTTCACCATGGTGGGCGGAATCCCGGGCCTGCTGCTGCTCGCGCGCTTCGTGCCGCTGGGCGTGAGGGACCCCAACTTCGATGTGCAGAGCCGCCCCGCCGCTCGCGCGGTGAGCCGCTCCATGCTCATGGGGGGAGCGGTGTTCTCGGCGGTGGTGGGCATGGGCGTGGGCGCGGCGCTCACCGCGCTGCTCACCGCGGTCCAGAACCTGCGCAAGACGCCACAGGCCGGCTTCGACTTCGCCACGCCCTTCGCCGCGTTGCTCCAACCCGCGGGTGTCACCGACTGGGTGACGCTGGCCAGCATCGTCGTCTTCGGGTTGACGGTGGGCCTGCTCACCGCCGCGGTGCTCGCGGCGCGCTCGGGGGCCTTCTATCTGCCGGATGAAGAGGCGCCTCCCACGCCCTCCGGAGCCACGGGCTCGTAG